The Natrinema caseinilyticum genomic sequence ACGGCGGAACTCGAGCGCCAGACCGAACGGCTCGAGGCAGTCGCCGAGGTTCTCTCGTCAGACCTGCAACACCAACTCGCGGCCGTCGCCGACGCACTCGAGAACGAACGAGTCGGCAAGTGGGAGTTCCCGCTCGCCGAAGACACCGTCGAGACGACGCTCGACCGAGCCGAACAGTTCGTCGACGACATCCGGGAGTTCGCCCGCAACGCGACGGCGGTCCGGACTCGCAGCCGGCTCCGTCTCGAGTCGGTCATCGAAGACGCCGTCGCCGAATCGCGACTGTCCCCGGCATCGCTCGTCGTCGACGCCTCGGCGTGGCTTCGAGCCGACCGAGATCGGTTCGTCCACCTCCTCGAGACGGCGTTCGATAGCGCCGCCGCGAGAGCGACCGACGACGTCACCATCCAGATCGGACTCGTCGGGTTCGAAAACGGCGGCAGTCGGGGGATCTTCGTCCTCGACGACGCCGCCGAAATCCCCCCGAACGCACACGACCGCGTCCTCGATCCGACCGCCGACGACGAGACCGCGATCGACGGACTCGGGCTCGCGCTCGTCCGGACTATCGCCGAGGCCCACGACTGGGAGTGTACGGTCACCAACGGCGCCAACGGCGGGACGCGGATCGAGATTCGCGATATGACGACGCTCGAGCGGCGGCGGTAGGAAGGGTAGGAAGCCAGGTCGACGGTGCGGAAACCGAGCGACGAAACGGTCCGGATTCGGTCTCGCTACTTCGATTACTTCGGAATGACCGATTCGCGCGCGATATCCTGACAGAGCTGTCGGTACCCGTCCTGTTCTAACAGCTCCTGTACCGTATCGTTGACACGGACGCGAAGAACCGCAATTCGATCGTTGAGTTCGGCGTACTCCTGGCTGGACTGGCGTTCGGCCTCCGTCTTCTGGTCGTCGAGTAGCGCCTTCTTGGAGGCGAGTGCGAAGAATTCCTGAAGCTGTTCGTCGTAGGTGGATCGAAGGACCAGTTGGTCGATGATCGCGATCAGTTCCTTCTTCGAGACCGGTTTGACGAGGTAGTCGTCGAATCCCATCTCGATGATGTCGAAGTCCGGTTCGACCGCTGTCACCATCGCGACCCGGCAGTCGAGCGATCGGTTCCGGATCGTATCGAGGACCGTGTCCCCGGAGAGACCGGGCATCCGCCGGTCGAGCAACACGACATCGATGTCCTCGTCGATGGCGTCGAGCGCTTCGTTGCCGTCGTACGCCGTCTCGACGTCGCACTCGCCGCCGAGCCAGGCCGCGTACAGGTTCGCAAGGTCCGGCTCGTCTTCGACGATCAGAACGGACGGGGTCTCGGTTGTCATCAAACTTCCTCCTGGTGTACCTGCTCGTAAGACGAATAGTTCCCGATGTATATCAATATACCGGACACTCCATCGAGTAAACGTATCGACGGGAGCCGTTCGACGCCGCGTCGGACGCGGTCGGAGTCGGCCGCGCTTCCGGTCCCCCGACGTGGGTTCACTCGCCTCCGTCGGCGAGCGTCACTCGAGTCCGCGTTCGATCGTCGCGCGTCGCTCGCTGATCTCGGACGCGTCCGTCGCGAGCGTCCGGTCCCCGACGTCGACCGTGAGCGTGCCGTCGTCGGTTCCCGCGCCGAGTTCGACGACCGGAGCGACGCCGTCGAACGTCTCCCGCACGGCTGCCACCGATTCGGTCTGGACCAGCGCGCGACCCGGCTGTTCGTGAAACAGCGCGCCGACCGGATCGTCGCCGGGGATCGACACCTCGAGACCGGCCTCCGCGGTCACCATCTCGGCGAGCGAGACGGCCAGTCCGCCGTGGCTGACGTCGTGGACGGCCAGCGTCGCGTCGTCGTTCGCGACCGTCGCGAGCGACTCGATCAGGCTTTCGGGATCCGACGGAAGGTCGGGGAACCGATCGCTTCCCTCGAACCGCGCCAGGTACTCGGACCCGCCGAGTCTCGACTCGCCGGTTTCGAGGCCGATATCACCGACGAGCACCAGATCGCCCGCCGGTTCGACAGACAGCGGCGGTGCGTCGTACCCGACCTTGGAGCCGACCATCGCGAGGGTCGGCGTCGGCGGAATCGGCCCCGCGACCGAGTCGTTGTACAGCGAGACGTTCCCGCCGACGACGGGTGTCGATAGCGTCTCGCACATCTCGGCTAGCCCGTCGACGATTCCCGTAAAGCCGGCGTAGACCTCGGGTTTTTCGGGGTTTCCGCCGTTGAGGCAGTCGACCGCCGCGAGCGGCATCGCACCCTTGGCAGCGATGTTCGTCGCGTTCTCGAGTGCGATCGCCCGGGCCCCCTCGCGCGGGGCCGTCTCGGTCCAGTTCGGCGCGGCACCTGAGGAAATCGCGAGCCCCGTTCCCGTCTCGCGGCCGTCGCCGCCGCGGTTTGCGCTCGCCTCCCGGATCGCAACGATAGCCGCGTCGTCGCCCGGTCCCACGCTCGTTCGCACGCCGACCTCGTGATCGTACTGCCGATAGACCCACCGCTTCGAGGCGGTATTCGGACTCGAGACCACGGCACGGAAGGCGTCCTCGAGATCGACGGCGGGGAGGTCGGTCGCGGGCGGTTCGGTGTCGACTGTCGGGAGATCGTTCATCGGCGCGCCCTCTCCCAGGAAGTACGCGTCCACGTCGACCACGGTCTCCCCCTCGAACCGGCACACGTAGTTGCCGTCGGTGACCTCACCGATGACCGAGCAACCCAGATCGAACCGCTGTGCGATTTCGCGTACGCGATCGACGTTTTCGGGCTCGACCTCGTAGCACATCCGCTCCTGGGACTCGGCCAGCAGAATCTCGAGCGCCGACATGTTCGGCTCGCGCTGGTGGACGCGCTCGAGGTCGATCTCTGCACCGAGATCGCCCTTGGCGACCATCTCGCTCGAGGCACCGCCGAGGCCCGCAGCACCGAGGTCGCGAGCGGATTCGACCAACCCCTCGTCGACGAGCGCTTCGTTGGCCTCGATCAGCAGCTTTTCGGCGTACGGATCGCCGACCTGCACGGCGGGTCTGTCCTCGGTTTCGGCGTCCTCCGCGAGGTCCTCGCTGGCGAAGCTGGCGCCACCGAGTCCGTCCCGACCGGTGGCGTTTCCGACGAGGACGAGCGCGTTGCCGGGTTCCTGGGCCACGGCGGTCACGAGCCGTTCGTCGTCGGTCAACCCGACGCAGGCGACGTTGACCAGCGGGTTCCCCTCGTAATCGGGGTGAAAGTCGACGCTCCCCGCGACCGTGGGGACGCCGATACAGTTCCCGTAGTGGCTGATCCCCTCGACGACGCCCTCGAAGAGGTACTTCGAGTGTTCGCGGTCGAACTCGCCGAAGTAAAGCGAGTCCGCGAGCGCGATCGGGTAGGCTCCCATCGAGAGCGTGTCCCGAACGATGCCGCCGACGCCGGTCGCAGCGCCGTCGAACGGGTCCACGTAGGAGGGGTGATTGTGGCTCTCGATTCCCAACGTGACGTACGTTCGTTTCCCGTCGCCGGTTCCGGGCAACGCGACGACCGCCGCATCGTCGCCGGGCCCGACGACCACCTGTTCGCCCTCGCTGTCGAACGCCGACAGCAGCGGTCGCGAGGAGCGGTACGCACAGTGTTCGCTCCAGAGATTCTCGAACAGCGCCGCCTCCGCAGGCGTCGGCTCTCGCCCCAGCTCGGAAACGACGAGTTCGCGGTCCGAATCGGCAAGACTCATTCATCTAGGTGGTGAAAGTCGGCCGGTATAGGGGTTTCTATATGCACGTTCGTGAACATCGTATTCGGTCCCTCGAGCGGCTGGCTCGCAGTCGAGCGATCGACGGCAAAAAACGACACGAGAGTCGACGGCACCCGATGGCTTCGAGCGTCGGGACGTCCTTACGCGAACTCGAGATCGAACTCGAGGGACACCTGATTCGTCACGTTGTCGTACAGGGGCGACGTCTCGAGTACTTCCTCGTGCAACGCCTCGAGTTCCTCGGCCGACGCGTCGGCGTCGATGTGGGTCGTGGCACGAATCTCCTCGTATCCTGCCCGCACCTCGTCGCTCAACCCGAGGAAGCCCCGCAGATCGATGTCGCCCTCGAATTCGAAGCGCATGTCGTCGATCTGGATCCCCTTCGCAGCGGCATGACCCGCGTAAGTCACGCTGAGACACGAGCCGATGGCAGCGAGGAGGTGTTCGACCGCGTTCGGGCCGGTCCGCTCGCCGAGTAGTGCCGCCGGTTCGTCGCCAATCACGGAGAACTCGGGTGACTCGATCGTGGTCTCGTTTTGCTCGAAGTCGCTAATTCGTGTCTCGCTGGCGAAGCCACCCGTCCACTCGGTCTCGGCACGAAACGTGAACGACGCTCGTTCTGGCTCTGCAGAGACCGCTTCGATGAGCGATCCAAGTTCGTCGACGTCGAGTCCGTTTACACTAGTCATGGGTTAATTATGCAATACTCTATTTTCTGCAAGCGCGGATAACCCTTTCGAAGTAGTCACAATCTCCGGTATCAGATTAGCAAGAACTAGCAATATTCGTACTACATTAACACCGATATTTCGGTTTCCCGAACGTGGCTCCGGTCGACACTAGTCATCCAACCCATCCATTTGGGAAGTATTGGCCTTTGTGCGTCGGTTCTCGAGCTGGGCAGGTTCGACAGCACGTCACAGAACTCGCCGAACGCCGGGTACCGGTATCACATCCCATTCGGAAATAATGTTTCTTTCCGCCGGGTATACAACCGGACCAGTGCCTACTCGATATTGGATAATACCTACATGACTCTGGAGAACGGAATCGATATGGAGAAGTTCGAACAGCTCACCGCCGCTACCGAGGACGACCCGGCAAACGCCGACTTCCGGTTTTTCGCAGAGACGGAGTGGACCGGCGAGACGACGTGTGAGACCACCGTCAGTGACATCGAAAAAAGTGGTACGCTCGTCGAATCGCCCGAGTTCACCATGGAAGGTGCGTTGTTCGGCCATCGTGATGCCCCGAACGCACTCGAGCATTTGCTTTCCTCACTCGGGACCTGTCTGACGATCACCTACGCCGCCCACGGCGCGAAGCGAGATATCGAGATTTCCGAGATTCGCCTCGAGTTCGAAGGACGCGCTGACATGCGCGGACTCCTCGGGCTCGCCGACGACGTCCGTCCCGGCTTCGATCACATCGAGTGCACCGCACACATCGACTCACCCGCATCGACGGCCGAACTCGAATCGTTACAGGAAGTCGCCCACGCGAATTCGCCGATCCTCGATAACCTCGAGAACGAGGTTACGGTCGACGTGCAGCACTCGACAGCGGAGTGACAGGGCGTCGCGTTCGATCCGTGCATACTCACTCTGGCCCCGGCTGATCGACCGTCCGCTTGGCGCTGTCGACAGTGCTGGACGGTCTCGCTGTCCTCGAGTCCACTCGTTTTCCGTCTCGGCGTGCGGGGGAGAGCCCGATTCGAGTCGCACGGGTAATCGAGTCGTTTTTGATCGGGCCGTCTAAACGTACGATCGTGCTGTCGGTCGAACTTCACACGCACTCGTCGTTGTCCTACGACGGCCGCGACCCGGTCGAGCTCATCTTGGAGCAAGCCGAGGCCGTCGGCCTCGATGCGATCGCGGTGACGGACCACGACGAAATCGACGCGAGCCTCGAGGCTGTCGAACGCGCCCCCGAATACGGCCTGATCGGCATTCCGGGGATGGAAATCTCGAGCAAGGCGGGCCACGTGTTGGGACTGGGTCTCGAACGGGCCGTCCAGCCCGGGCTCTCCTTCGAGTCGACGCTCGAGGCGATCCGCGATCAGGACGGGCTGGCG encodes the following:
- a CDS encoding HalX domain-containing protein → MTTETPSVLIVEDEPDLANLYAAWLGGECDVETAYDGNEALDAIDEDIDVVLLDRRMPGLSGDTVLDTIRNRSLDCRVAMVTAVEPDFDIIEMGFDDYLVKPVSKKELIAIIDQLVLRSTYDEQLQEFFALASKKALLDDQKTEAERQSSQEYAELNDRIAVLRVRVNDTVQELLEQDGYRQLCQDIARESVIPK
- the purL gene encoding phosphoribosylformylglycinamidine synthase subunit PurL — encoded protein: MSLADSDRELVVSELGREPTPAEAALFENLWSEHCAYRSSRPLLSAFDSEGEQVVVGPGDDAAVVALPGTGDGKRTYVTLGIESHNHPSYVDPFDGAATGVGGIVRDTLSMGAYPIALADSLYFGEFDREHSKYLFEGVVEGISHYGNCIGVPTVAGSVDFHPDYEGNPLVNVACVGLTDDERLVTAVAQEPGNALVLVGNATGRDGLGGASFASEDLAEDAETEDRPAVQVGDPYAEKLLIEANEALVDEGLVESARDLGAAGLGGASSEMVAKGDLGAEIDLERVHQREPNMSALEILLAESQERMCYEVEPENVDRVREIAQRFDLGCSVIGEVTDGNYVCRFEGETVVDVDAYFLGEGAPMNDLPTVDTEPPATDLPAVDLEDAFRAVVSSPNTASKRWVYRQYDHEVGVRTSVGPGDDAAIVAIREASANRGGDGRETGTGLAISSGAAPNWTETAPREGARAIALENATNIAAKGAMPLAAVDCLNGGNPEKPEVYAGFTGIVDGLAEMCETLSTPVVGGNVSLYNDSVAGPIPPTPTLAMVGSKVGYDAPPLSVEPAGDLVLVGDIGLETGESRLGGSEYLARFEGSDRFPDLPSDPESLIESLATVANDDATLAVHDVSHGGLAVSLAEMVTAEAGLEVSIPGDDPVGALFHEQPGRALVQTESVAAVRETFDGVAPVVELGAGTDDGTLTVDVGDRTLATDASEISERRATIERGLE
- a CDS encoding OsmC family protein: MTSVNGLDVDELGSLIEAVSAEPERASFTFRAETEWTGGFASETRISDFEQNETTIESPEFSVIGDEPAALLGERTGPNAVEHLLAAIGSCLSVTYAGHAAAKGIQIDDMRFEFEGDIDLRGFLGLSDEVRAGYEEIRATTHIDADASAEELEALHEEVLETSPLYDNVTNQVSLEFDLEFA
- a CDS encoding OsmC family protein, with translation MEKFEQLTAATEDDPANADFRFFAETEWTGETTCETTVSDIEKSGTLVESPEFTMEGALFGHRDAPNALEHLLSSLGTCLTITYAAHGAKRDIEISEIRLEFEGRADMRGLLGLADDVRPGFDHIECTAHIDSPASTAELESLQEVAHANSPILDNLENEVTVDVQHSTAE